From Styela clava chromosome 6, kaStyClav1.hap1.2, whole genome shotgun sequence, one genomic window encodes:
- the LOC120330864 gene encoding organic solute transporter subunit alpha-like isoform X1 → MSNNCSNNVSPNITTFFAHISTAEAVAVCFEGLTTLLLIFIFLNDCFHFKRESSTSSRLQSILIIQLSYVAYSTSSFLAIISPRSSTLAELAFIVYFSFTLKELMSLMLHYLGGADYAVGHLGGLQARISVTPFACMCSYCCPKVYFNKKFVMFIKIGVYQSAILHPIFDFISAFLWTNGLYLDSDLSLTSPSLYFVIVEKVSILIAMYAITSLYWTARKELDPHHINGKFLTVQALMVISGFQEFAFNILTKFGLIQCKGILNAADRAAVLHHFAVVPEMLILYVISCYFHRQPLGEEFEIPSQRSTSLLTTNHASYDSTSDGETDPLLDPPVCNGNYNVQVQPRETNQLKIQSI, encoded by the exons atgtcaaaCAATTGTTCAAATAATGTTAGTCCTAATATCACAACATTCTTCGCTC aCATATCGACAGCCGAAGCAGTTGCAGTTTGTTTTGAAGGATTGACGACATTGCTTCTCATTTTCATATTCCTAAACgattgttttcattttaaacGTGAATCATCAACCTCATCAAGACTGCAAAGTATTCTTATTATACAG CTTTCCTATGTAGCATATTCAACCAGCTCATTCCTCGCAATCATTTCACCGAGATCAAGTACTTTAGCAGAACTTGCCTTCATTGT atatttttctTTCACATTAAAAGAACTTATGAGTTTGATGCTTCATTACCTCGGGGGTGCAGACTATGCAGTTGGACATCTTGGAGGACTTCAAGCCCGAATCTCTGTCACTCCATTTGCTTGCATGTGCTCTTACTGCTGTCCGAAGGTTTATTTCAATAA GAAATTTGTCATGTTCATCAAAATAGGAGTTTATCAAAGTGCTATACTGCATCCAATATTTGACTTCATATCTGCTTTTCTGTGGACAAACGGACTCTATTTGGATAGTGAT TTGTCATTAACCAGTCCATCGTTGTATTTTGTGATCGTGGAAAAAGTCAGCATTCTGATAGCCATGTATGCGATCACCTCGTTATATTGGACTGCAAGAAAGGAATTGGATCCTCATCATATCAATGGGAAGTTTCTCACTGTCCAG GCATTGATGGTTATATCTGGATTCCAAGAATTTGctttcaatattttaacaaaatttggtttaattCAATGTAAAGGAATACTCAATGCTGCTGATAGAGCTGCAG TTCTTCATCATTTCGCTGTTGTACCCGAAATGCTGATTCTTTACGTCATCTCATGTTATTTTCATCGCCAGCCACTGGGAGAAGAATTTGAAATTCCAAGTCAACGAAGCACGAGCCTACTTACTACAAATCATGCATCATATGATTCTACATCAGATGGAGAGACGGATCCTCTATTGGATCCCCCTGTATGTAATGGAAATTATAATGTACAAGTACAACCCAGGGAAACGAATCAGCTAAAGATACAGAGCATTTGA
- the LOC120330864 gene encoding organic solute transporter subunit alpha-like isoform X2 encodes MSNNCSNNVSPNITTFFAHISTAEAVAVCFEGLTTLLLIFIFLNDCFHFKRESSTSSRLQSILIIQLSYVAYSTSSFLAIISPRSSTLAELAFIVYFSFTLKELMSLMLHYLGGADYAVGHLGGLQARISVTPFACMCSYCCPKVYFNKKFVMFIKIGVYQSAILHPIFDFISAFLWTNGLYLDSDLSLTSPSLYFVIVEKVSILIAMYAITSLYWTARKELDPHHINGKFLTVQALMVISGFQEFAFNILTKFGLIQCKGILNAADRAAATGRRI; translated from the exons atgtcaaaCAATTGTTCAAATAATGTTAGTCCTAATATCACAACATTCTTCGCTC aCATATCGACAGCCGAAGCAGTTGCAGTTTGTTTTGAAGGATTGACGACATTGCTTCTCATTTTCATATTCCTAAACgattgttttcattttaaacGTGAATCATCAACCTCATCAAGACTGCAAAGTATTCTTATTATACAG CTTTCCTATGTAGCATATTCAACCAGCTCATTCCTCGCAATCATTTCACCGAGATCAAGTACTTTAGCAGAACTTGCCTTCATTGT atatttttctTTCACATTAAAAGAACTTATGAGTTTGATGCTTCATTACCTCGGGGGTGCAGACTATGCAGTTGGACATCTTGGAGGACTTCAAGCCCGAATCTCTGTCACTCCATTTGCTTGCATGTGCTCTTACTGCTGTCCGAAGGTTTATTTCAATAA GAAATTTGTCATGTTCATCAAAATAGGAGTTTATCAAAGTGCTATACTGCATCCAATATTTGACTTCATATCTGCTTTTCTGTGGACAAACGGACTCTATTTGGATAGTGAT TTGTCATTAACCAGTCCATCGTTGTATTTTGTGATCGTGGAAAAAGTCAGCATTCTGATAGCCATGTATGCGATCACCTCGTTATATTGGACTGCAAGAAAGGAATTGGATCCTCATCATATCAATGGGAAGTTTCTCACTGTCCAG GCATTGATGGTTATATCTGGATTCCAAGAATTTGctttcaatattttaacaaaatttggtttaattCAATGTAAAGGAATACTCAATGCTGCTGATAGAGCTGCAG CCACTGGGAGAAGAATTTGA
- the LOC120330865 gene encoding cytosolic iron-sulfur assembly component 2B-like — protein sequence MNFSSKDNANPLVHESQTPRYREENQDDDIHDEIDAREIFDLIRDINDPEHPLTLEDLRVVNEKDIFVDDKASSVIVSFTPTIPHCSMATLIGLAIRVQLLRALPSRFKVEIKIAKGTHQSETAVNKQLADKERVAAALENNHLLGVVNQCLTVKN from the coding sequence ATGAACTTCTCATCTAAAGACAACGCTAATCCACTAGTTCATGAATCTCAGACTCCGAGATATCGGGAAGAAAACCAAGATGACGACATTCATGATGAAATCGATGCCAgagaaatttttgatttgattCGTGATATCAATGATCCAGAGCATCCACTTACTTTGGAAGACTTGAGAGTTGTGAATGAAAAAGACATTTTTGTTGATGATAAAGCTAGTTCCGTCATTGTTTCATTTACTCCAACAATACCTCATTGCAGCATGGCTACATTAATTGGACTAGCAATCAGAGTACAACTTCTAAGAGCTTTACCTTCAAGGTtcaaagttgaaataaaaattgcgaAAGGAACACATCAATCAGAGACTGCAGTTAATAAACAACTAGCAGACAAAGAAAGAGTAGCGGCAGCTCTTGAAAACAATCATTTATTGGGTGTTGTTAATCAATGTTTGACcgtgaaaaactaa
- the LOC120330819 gene encoding putative Ras-related protein Rab-33 produces MAASYATGGASSATPNRIFKIIVVGDSDVGKTCLTFRFCSGHFPTKTEATIGVDFREKTVVIDDERLKLQLWDTAGQERFRKSMVPHYYRNVHAVVFVYDVTKQVSFESLRNWIDECDKYALDRSIPRILVGNKCDKTDGIQVDTNVAQRFADAHIMPLFETSAKDDSECNNVEAIFLTLAHKLKSSKPMMGEEYPSVKRATVLSIDKEVLHSSGGSGCPC; encoded by the coding sequence ATGGCTGCGTCTTATGCCACAGGTGGGGCATCGTCAGCAACACCTAATAGAATCTTCAAAATAATCGTCGTAGGCGATTCTGATGTTGGTAAAACTTGCTTGACATTTCGTTTTTGTTCTGGACATTTTCCAACAAAAACTGAGGCAACTATTGGCGTTGATTTTCGAGAAAAAACTGTAGTCATTGATGATGAAAGGCTGAAATTGCAGCTTTGGGACACGGCGGGCCAGGAAAGGTTTAGAAAATCGATGGTGCCACATTATTATCGAAATGTTCATGCTGTAGTATTTGTTTATGATGTCACAAAACAAGTGTCATTTGAAAGTTTACGAAATTGGATAGATGAATGTGATAAATATGCACTTGATCGTTCAATTCCTCGTATCTTAGTTGGGAATAAATGTGACAAGACAGACGGTATTCAAGTTGACACAAATGTCGCTCAAAGATTCGCAGATGCCCACATTATGCCACTATTTGAGACTTCAGCGAAAGATGACAGTGAATGCAATAATGTTGAAGCTATATTTCTAACTCTTGCGCACAAACTAAAAAGCAGTAAACCGATGATGGGAGAAGAATATCCCAGTGTAAAACGAGCAACTGTGCTTTCTATTGATAAAGAAGTTCTTCATTCATCTGGAGGGTCAGGTTGTCCTTGTTAA
- the LOC120331407 gene encoding uncharacterized protein LOC120331407, translating into MGLAKPKKPPTIEGTKKLIRAVLLSSKTGILAHKFESDFKEITGLRLSYEELGFTTLHNFVLAIPDVILISNYCGEVNYHGVSSDSTLHLENLIKHQKAKKTKKKKKVTSYKRVIIKAPHKRSTVIRYGTAETRKRNVGIPYDIPNPLLDSPNRAPKDARPTINNRKDIFLTPRLVWHQTGRYRVQPNVREKHSPHNHSHLLPKIKSSLVSAGCNSLCKSISGSGFTSASRFKNPLMMVDSYENSESSSAVNTTSLSDKPGFVYSQRSQIQITSEVVESQNHKEHSFDSLKKIKSIKIPSDTNNINDKPVQATKQELLSPKYKNNSYLKNTSKFKNPLMVDSDDDLIVPSAATRFSSSLNTGLTEMKINKSPESCSTVMSGKHALKSNDNMEKSHRNINNNKTDNIRVETPLFSKPTSDSESMNSDLRTFSNQSTKRKVFGKKLPSFATSNDSKMQKSGIFEEKVGTEIESSPMSLLVQNYMNVASESLSNKIDPFLKIESYKKFNPKSKQKHLKVRADMPENCATLSNIPKSGPEKVFPRKLHFEIDDKKDSVSHGSGDIKPPNVRSSSSRVRQVARPSSTVYNQDEDSDNGIKESKSSEDNTTPAKHVIFNRRKITFDLPSKF; encoded by the exons ATGGGACTAGCAAAACCTAAAAAGCCACCTACAATTGAAGGGACAAAAAAGTTGATTCGTGCTGTTCTGCTTTCATCAAAAACTGGAATTCTTGCTCACAAATTTGAATCAGATTTCAAAGAAATAACAG GGCTAAGACTTTCATACGAAGAACTTGGGTTTACTACTCTGCATAATTTTGTCCTGGCTATTCCTGATGTTATTCTCATCTCAAATTACTGTGGTGAAGTAAATTATCATGGAGTTAGCAGTGACTCGACACTacatttggaaaatttgattaAACATCAGAAAGCAAAGAAAactaaaaagaaaaagaaagttACAAGTTATAAAAGAGTTATTATAAAGGCACCCCATAAACGATCAACTGTAATTAGATATGGTACAGCAGAAACAAGAAAGAGAAATGTTGGAATCCCATATGACATCCCAAATCCGCTTCTTGACTCCCCAAATCGTGCGCCTAAGGATGCAAGACCTACAATCAATAATcgaaaagatatttttttaacacCAAGGCTTGTTTGGCACCAAACAGGAAGATATCGAGTGCAGCCGAATGTACGAGAAAAACACTCGCCACACAACCACTCACATTTATTGCCAAAAATTAAGTCATCACTGGTCTCTGCTGGATGCAATTCTTTGTGCAAGTCTATCTCTGGTTCCGGATTTACTAGTGCTTCTAGATTCAAGAACCCTTTAATGATGGTTGACTCTTACGAAAACTCAGAATCTAGTTCTGCTGTTAACACAACATCTCTTTCTGACAAACCAGGCTTTGTTTATTCACAAAGGTCTCAAATACAAATTACAAGCGAAGTTGTTGAATCCCAAAACCACAAAGAACATTCTTTCGATTcccttaaaaaaataaaatcaataaaaattcctAGTGATACCAACAACATCAACGATAAACCTGTGCAAGCCACAAAACAGGAACTTTTGTCTcccaaatacaaaaataattcataCTTGAAAAATACATCTAAATTCAAGAACCCTCTAATGGTGGATTCTGACGATGACTTGATTGTTCCTTCAGCTGCCACCAGATTCTCAAGTTCTCTGAATACAGGGCTGACAGAAATGAAAATTAACAAGTCGCCTGAGTCTTGCTCTACAGTGATGTCTGGAAAGCACGCCTTGAAATCAAATGACAATATGGAGAAAAGTCATAGGAACATAAATAATAACAAGACTGATAACATAAGAGTTGAGACTCCTTTGTTTTCTAAACCTACTAGTGATTCAGAAtctatgaattcagatttgagAACCTTTTCTAATCAAAGCACAAAAAGAAAGGTATTTGGAAAGAAATTACCAAGTTTTGCTACCTCAAATGattcaaaaatgcaaaaatctGGGATTTTTGAAGAGAAAGTCGGAACTGAGATAGAGTCGTCACCAATGAGTCTGTTAGTCCAAAATTATATGAATGTTGCTTCAGAATCATTGTCAAACAAAATTGATCCGTTTCTGAAAATCGAAagttataaaaaattcaatccaAAATCGAAACAAAAGCATTTAAAAGTTCGAGCTGACATGCCAGAAAATTGTGCAACTTTGAGTAATATACCAAAATCTGGGCCAGAAAAGGTGTTTCCaagaaaattacattttgaaattgatgatAAAAAAGATTCTGTATCACATGGCAGTGGTGATATTAAACCTCCCAATGTGCGGAGTAGTTCATCCAGGG TGCGACAGGTTGCGAGACCATCAAGCACAGTTTACAATCAAGATGAAGATTCAGATAATGGGATTAAAGAATCTAAATCATCTGAAGATAACACTACCCCGGCAAAGCATGTCATCTTCAACAGGAGAAAAATCACCTTTGACTTACCATCTAAATTTTGA